The genomic region CGGTGTCCTTGCCACGAAAAGGGATGCCCTGCCCGATCCCGTCATCGAACGGCTCGGCCTGCTGCGTACCGCCTCTACCGAGGCTCTGACCGACCTGCGCGACGTGCTCGGCGCCCTGCGCACCGACACCTCTGCCAGCACCGACCCGCCTGCCCCAGCCCTGCGCGACGTCGAAGAGATGATCGAGCAGGCCCGGGCGGCCGGACAGGTCATCGACACAATGGTCAAGGGCAGCCCGGAACAGGCCCCAGCGGCCCACCGGCTAGCCGTCTACCGGCTGGTCCAGGAAGCACTGACCAACGCCCGCAAGCACGCCCCCGACGCGCCCGTCCACGTCCGCATCGACTACGGGCCACCCGCCACCCTGATCGAAGTCACCAACCCCCCCGGCACCAATCTCCGTGGCACTCAGGCGGTTCCTTCAGGATTCGGCCTCATCGGTCTGCGCGAGCGCGTCGACTCACTGGGCGGACACTTGAACGCCGGGCCCGGCGGCGCCGGCACCTGGCGACTGGCCGCCCGCATCCCCCACCCCACCACCGAACAGAACGGTCCCCGCACGTGATCCGCGCCATGGTCGTCGACGACGACGCTCTCGTCCGCCTCGGACTGACCGACCTCCTCGACAGCGACGACGCCATCGAGGTCGTCGCCCAGGCCACCGACGGGCTCCACGCCATCGAGCAGGCCACCGCCCGCCGCATCGACGTCGCCCTGATGGACGTCCGCATGCCCCGCATGGACGGCATCGCCGCCACCCGGCGACTGCGTGCCCTGCCCCACCCGCCGAAGGTCATCACGCTGACCACCTTCGACCTCGACGAGTACGTCTACGAGGCGCTGGCCGCAGGCGCCGATGGGTTCCTCCTCAAGGACACCGACCCCGCCGAAATCCTGCGAGCCGTCCACCTCGTCGCCGCCGGCTCCGCCATGCTCCACCCCACCGCCGCCCG from Streptomyces sp. QL37 harbors:
- a CDS encoding response regulator transcription factor, with amino-acid sequence MIRAMVVDDDALVRLGLTDLLDSDDAIEVVAQATDGLHAIEQATARRIDVALMDVRMPRMDGIAATRRLRALPHPPKVITLTTFDLDEYVYEALAAGADGFLLKDTDPAEILRAVHLVAAGSAMLHPTAARRLIDRYHHTGRPQATQAQARIAPLTPREKDVLALLAEGDTNADIAKSLGMQESTVKSHVSRILTTLGVTNRVQAALLARDAGLAP